One Onthophagus taurus isolate NC chromosome 11, IU_Otau_3.0, whole genome shotgun sequence genomic window carries:
- the LOC139431756 gene encoding uncharacterized protein, producing MADADKDGLDVLPNNKERYISFSKRVLVDKVISEDKSVENVFFKLRFVDSFRFMASSLDSLAGNFNEFDFIHVRKFYPHNDYFKLLTKKGIFPYAFMSSFDRLNATSLPPKEAFFNNLNLEGISDEQYTHAQTVWKKFNCHTFKDYSDLYLKTDVLLLADVFEKFRRVCFKTYGLDPAHYYTAPGLSWDAMLKFTKIKLELLTDIDQVHFVKKGIRGGISQCSLRHAKANNKYMENYDANSPSKFLMYWDANNLYGWAMSQFIPVSDFKWLTENEIQNLDFNNTADDYDFGYILDVDIAYPEHLHNLHNDLPFLAENLIPPNCKCESDKRLIPNLFDKTNYVIHYRNLKQAVAHGLIISKVNRVLSFKQSPWLKSYIDKNTELRQSAKNDFEKDFFKLMNNAVFGKTMENVDKRVDVRLVTSWDDIRSDKTAGRPRLGARSLIAKLNFKSVKVFTETFSAIQMERLHIVYDKPLYVGFTVLELSKLLMYDFYYDFLKPKYGEDVQLCYMDTDSFTVLIKSDDVYNDVKLNLDKFDTSNYSPDNRFDIPLQNKAVLGKMKDENCGNVMVEFIGLRSKVYANRVADGRVTKKSKGIRKAVVKQKLSFQNYFDCLHSNSIVSRKQLLFRSFNHTVFTVLQNKLALSPHDSKRCIDADGIKTLAWGHFTTISNNV from the coding sequence atggcTGATGCAGACAAAGATGGACTTGATGTGTTacctaataataaagaaagatacattagttttagtaaAAGAGTGTTGGTTGATAAGGTAATTAGTGAAGACAAATCtgttgaaaatgttttctttaaattaagatttgttGATTCATTTCGGTTCATGGCATCTTCATTAGATTCTTTAGCAGGTAACTTTAATGAGTTTGATTTTATTCACGTGCGTAAATTTTACCCACACAATGATTACTTTAAATTGTTGACCAAAAAGGGAATCTTTCCCTACGCCTTTATGTCATCATTTGATAGGCTTAATGCCACATCCTTACCCCCTAAAGaggcattttttaataatttaaatttagaggGAATATCTGATGAGCAATATACCCATGCTCAAACTGTTTGGaagaaatttaattgtcaTACTTTTAAGGATTATTCCGATTTATACTTAAAGACCGATGTTCTTCTATTAGCTGATGTATTTGAGAAATTTAGACGAGTATGTTTCAAAACGTACGGTTTAGATCCGGCGCATTATTATACGGCACCGGGGTTATCTTGGGATGCTATGCTaaaatttacgaaaattaaattggaattGTTGACGGATATTGATCAAGTTCATTTCgttaaaaaaggtatccgtGGGGGCATTTCACAGTGCTCTCTACGTCATGCTAAagcaaacaataaatatatggAAAATTATGATGCTAATTCgccttcaaaatttttaatgtattgggaCGCTAATAATTTGTATGGGTGGGCAATGTCTCAATTTATCCCCGTTTCCGACTTTAAATGGTTGACTGAAaacgaaattcaaaatttagattttaataatacagCCGATGATTACGATTTCGGATATATTTTAGATGTGGATATTGCGTATCCCGAACACTTGCACAACCTGCATAATGATCTACCTTTCTTAGCCGAAAATTTAATTCCCCCTAACTGTAAATGTGAGAGCGATAAACGattaattccaaatttatttgataagacaaattatgtaattcattacagaaatttaaaacaagccGTTGCACACGgattaattataagtaaagtAAATAGAGTTTTATCGTTTAAACAATCCCCTTGGTTAAAGTCATATATAGATAAAAATACAGAGTTACGTCAATCggctaaaaatgattttgaaaaggatttttttaaattaatgaacaaCGCCGTTTTCGGTAAAACCatggaaaatgttgataaGCGAGTCGACGTCCGCTTAGTAACCAGTTGGGACGATATCAGGTCTGACAAAACCGCAGGTAGACCTAGACTTGGAGCTCGGAGTTTAAtcgctaaattaaattttaaaagtgttaaagtaTTCACAGAAACGTTTTCGGCAATTCAAATGGAGCGTCTTCATATCGTTTACGATAAACCTCTATACGTTGGTTTTACAGTTTTAGAActctcaaaattattaatgtacgatttttattatgattttttaaaacctaaaTACGGCGAGGACGTTCAGTTGTGTTACATGGATACCGACAGTTTCACCGTACTAATTAAGTCTGACGATGTGTATAacgatgttaaattaaatttagataaatttgataCATCTAACTACAGTCCCGATAATCGGTTTGACATCCCCTTGCAAAATAAAGCGGTTTTAGGTAAGATGAAGGATGAAAATTGCGGAAACGTAATGGTCGAATTTATTGGCTTAAGATCGAAGGTGTACGCAAATCGGGTTGCTGATGGGCGGGttactaaaaaatctaaaGGTATTAGGAAAGCTGTGGTTAAACAAAagctttcatttcaaaattatttcgacTGTTTACATTCAAATTCCATCGTGTCTAGAAAACAGttattatttagaagttttaaccACACGGTTTTTACCgttttacaaaacaaattgGCCCTTTCCCCACATGATTCAAAGCGATGTATCGATGCCGATGGTATTAAAACATTGGCTTGGGGTCATTTTACAACTATTTCGAATaacgtttaa